One Parachlamydia sp. AcF125 DNA segment encodes these proteins:
- a CDS encoding ankyrin repeat domain-containing protein, translated as MPNTDRLASGSSALELHAQLAALAKEVQTNKTISTNLRARKWDGRVWRWITNLLAIIGIKFERTHSIHVAKKLKRFVEKNEALFDKAYKADNLENLKTLFKRVLWIDRSSNKSTRSKSYTALYEEYLKFIQTKEHSEAGKPEESHSTSTISEKKREEYSPHSLGDSKQAENEKPFLERHEEATNSLEVKGDASKNVKEFLPKDPPKEDKPAEGDSTPTISEKTREEYSLHSLGDNKQAEKEKSYSERYVEALDVLAEKGYASEHVKEFLKVVYPGKESLAEWAVKFREVPDLVEQLRKTVKNLSENTTKNARYPTAQRIENSHASRLRHILTIAVALPFNEKIEALIGQVATYPVDAVRKHDVQKILYKVAETAIRLKNRPFFDFIFKKEIEKEEIEKFWQLILKYPHEFEDLEVEENRIVWKSAICSEATNRSLTRLPQSVFHVFARQEGFSKFAQKLGEKFLQQKPELLNFIEGFRQQSPLHTAAYANNYKMVVWLLSKNPELSLTNDEGQNALKIAHDKKHAKIVHALLAADPTKKTWQAAGLDK; from the coding sequence ATGCCTAATACGGATCGCCTAGCCAGCGGAAGTTCTGCTCTAGAATTGCATGCGCAACTAGCAGCTCTGGCAAAAGAAGTTCAAACCAATAAGACTATTTCCACAAACTTACGAGCAAGAAAGTGGGATGGAAGAGTTTGGCGCTGGATTACAAACCTTTTAGCAATCATCGGAATTAAGTTCGAAAGAACCCACTCTATCCATGTCGCTAAAAAATTAAAAAGGTTTGTAGAAAAGAATGAGGCTCTTTTTGATAAAGCTTACAAAGCTGATAACTTGGAAAATTTGAAAACTCTTTTCAAGAGGGTGTTGTGGATTGACCGGAGCTCAAACAAAAGTACGCGAAGTAAGAGCTATACGGCTTTATATGAAGAATACCTAAAATTCATCCAAACGAAGGAACATTCTGAAGCAGGCAAACCCGAAGAAAGCCATTCTACCTCCACAATCTCTGAGAAAAAGAGGGAAGAGTATTCTCCCCACAGCTTGGGAGATAGCAAGCAGGCAGAAAACGAGAAACCCTTTTTAGAAAGGCATGAAGAGGCCACGAATAGCCTGGAAGTAAAAGGGGATGCTTCTAAAAATGTTAAAGAATTTCTACCAAAGGATCCTCCTAAAGAAGATAAACCTGCAGAGGGTGATTCTACCCCCACAATTTCCGAGAAGACGAGAGAAGAGTATTCTCTTCACAGCTTGGGAGATAACAAGCAGGCAGAAAAAGAGAAATCCTATTCAGAAAGGTATGTAGAAGCCTTGGACGTCCTGGCAGAAAAAGGATATGCTTCTGAACACGTTAAAGAATTCTTAAAGGTAGTTTATCCAGGGAAAGAATCCCTTGCCGAATGGGCTGTAAAGTTTCGCGAGGTCCCAGATTTAGTAGAACAGTTGAGAAAAACTGTTAAAAATTTATCAGAAAATACTACGAAGAATGCGCGTTACCCCACGGCGCAACGTATTGAAAATAGCCATGCCTCTCGCTTAAGGCATATTCTGACCATTGCTGTAGCTTTGCCTTTTAATGAAAAAATTGAAGCCTTAATTGGCCAGGTCGCCACTTATCCCGTGGATGCTGTTCGCAAGCACGATGTTCAAAAGATCCTTTATAAGGTTGCAGAGACAGCTATTAGGTTAAAAAATAGGCCTTTCTTCGATTTTATTTTTAAAAAGGAAATTGAAAAGGAAGAAATTGAGAAATTTTGGCAACTCATTCTAAAGTATCCCCATGAATTTGAAGATCTAGAGGTAGAAGAAAATAGGATTGTGTGGAAGAGTGCAATATGCTCTGAAGCTACAAATCGCTCTCTCACGCGACTGCCTCAATCAGTATTTCATGTGTTTGCTAGGCAAGAAGGCTTTTCAAAATTTGCTCAAAAATTAGGCGAGAAATTCCTTCAACAAAAACCTGAGTTATTAAATTTCATTGAGGGTTTTAGGCAGCAGTCTCCCTTGCACACTGCAGCTTATGCAAATAATTATAAAATGGTAGTGTGGCTGCTTTCAAAAAATCCAGAGCTGAGTTTGACAAATGACGAAGGACAGAATGCTTTAAAAATTGCGCACGATAAAAAGCATGCTAAAATTGTCCATGCTTTGCTTGCAGCGGACCCAACTAAAAAGACTTGGCAAGCCGCTGGCTTGGATAAGTAA
- a CDS encoding GTPase, which produces MIPIQNDEVRIFTIIAENNGTCGFQTTTPATTSIDLPADVEHTPANASTPNFNVNDLLDRKLANPSRPLQPEESIAVLMECIRRGEIEAAKAENRNLVVIIGNTGSGKSTFGNAICGCTMERVSPKSLGLTGVKKMVVVKPFAEGGGCDEIMPIGHTKESKTFMPQLAETENGMSLCDCPGFLDNRGHEINIANAVNIRKAFIQAQSVKVVILINFHALEADRSRGLRDMIKLCCDLFGSKENLVKYKDSILLGITQVPFVQLDEEQELLNDLKDFIRDTKLKDEFEVATLRELSERLFIYDPLDAPNLKYAGALTKEQVVGKIAELECIQEPQEIFKTVLNDSDIVGLIKICDQIQENIQAILHQTSLSENDFKKAAEHLESLRKLEIIEHRYVFELVANAKEVITRHFHEMIHRFDHCCADETYRLADESQAIFTALKQGVQKFDEQIQSQVGVKGLEEQYALFIKKKAAKQVVFELADLQKKFYEAFALYNFVSAKHSLDTIQSKLDSFVTEYSKTGISSEIDFKQLESFYTQTKAKYDEVRLKDLAQYDLLQLISLQEQFREACAQNKLKEANSLLDEIRKKGCCFETAYGEIGIDHNINIAQLESLYTQTKAKYGEAQRASMQLISLQEHFREACAQKEFKKAKSLLDKIRKKERVFETDYRETGIVHNVNILCLESLYIRIKFFSEGRRKAHIELSDLKIRFWGAYERYELELAKSTLDQLKAKVPTPFGITYPIDIRDLERFYNHRKLKKDLALEAIGALGASGAADRLQIEKNNFLDACAQDDPNLELAKTMLDQIKLEVHCYENIYHRKSFSIKLRELDNLYINTCDRIYTIRKENFSFKKTRCVQN; this is translated from the coding sequence ATGATACCTATACAAAATGATGAAGTTCGAATCTTTACAATAATCGCAGAAAACAATGGAACCTGCGGCTTTCAAACAACCACCCCAGCTACAACCTCGATTGATCTCCCTGCTGATGTTGAGCATACTCCAGCAAACGCCTCTACCCCTAATTTTAATGTTAATGACCTATTAGATCGCAAGCTCGCTAATCCCTCTAGACCCTTGCAGCCAGAAGAGAGCATTGCTGTCTTAATGGAGTGTATCAGGCGAGGGGAAATAGAAGCTGCGAAAGCCGAAAATCGAAATTTAGTAGTCATCATTGGCAATACGGGTTCCGGGAAAAGTACCTTTGGCAATGCGATTTGTGGCTGCACGATGGAACGAGTGAGCCCTAAAAGCCTTGGATTGACTGGAGTAAAGAAGATGGTAGTTGTTAAGCCATTCGCCGAAGGGGGGGGCTGCGATGAAATTATGCCGATTGGACATACTAAAGAGTCAAAAACTTTTATGCCTCAACTAGCTGAGACGGAAAATGGGATGAGCCTCTGCGATTGCCCAGGTTTTCTAGATAACCGAGGCCATGAGATCAATATCGCGAATGCTGTCAATATTAGAAAGGCGTTTATTCAAGCTCAAAGTGTGAAAGTGGTCATTCTCATTAATTTTCATGCCTTAGAGGCAGATAGGTCGCGCGGGCTTAGGGATATGATTAAGCTTTGTTGCGACTTATTTGGATCGAAGGAAAACCTTGTCAAATATAAAGATTCTATCCTTTTGGGGATTACGCAAGTTCCTTTTGTACAACTAGATGAGGAGCAAGAGTTGCTTAATGATTTAAAAGATTTTATTAGAGACACAAAATTAAAAGATGAATTTGAAGTTGCGACTCTGCGCGAGTTAAGTGAACGGCTGTTCATTTATGATCCCTTAGATGCCCCTAATTTGAAATATGCAGGGGCCTTAACTAAAGAGCAGGTAGTAGGCAAAATAGCTGAGCTTGAATGCATCCAAGAACCCCAGGAAATCTTTAAAACAGTTTTAAATGATTCAGACATTGTAGGGTTAATTAAGATCTGCGATCAAATCCAAGAGAATATTCAAGCTATTTTGCATCAAACAAGCCTATCGGAAAATGATTTTAAAAAAGCTGCCGAGCACTTAGAGAGCCTGCGAAAGCTAGAGATTATTGAACATCGGTATGTTTTCGAGCTTGTGGCCAACGCCAAAGAAGTAATCACGCGCCACTTTCACGAAATGATCCATCGCTTTGACCATTGCTGCGCAGATGAAACCTATCGCCTTGCCGATGAGTCGCAAGCCATCTTTACTGCCTTAAAACAAGGTGTCCAAAAGTTTGATGAACAAATTCAATCTCAAGTGGGAGTCAAAGGCTTGGAAGAGCAGTATGCTCTTTTTATAAAAAAGAAGGCGGCTAAACAGGTTGTTTTTGAGCTCGCAGATTTGCAAAAAAAATTTTACGAAGCGTTCGCTCTTTATAATTTTGTCTCAGCTAAGCATTCGTTAGATACAATACAATCCAAATTGGATTCCTTTGTGACTGAATATAGTAAAACAGGTATATCTTCTGAGATTGACTTCAAGCAATTAGAAAGCTTTTATACTCAAACCAAAGCAAAGTATGATGAGGTTCGATTGAAGGATTTAGCTCAGTACGATCTCCTGCAGCTTATCTCTTTGCAAGAGCAGTTCCGGGAGGCGTGTGCTCAGAATAAGCTAAAAGAGGCAAATTCTTTGCTGGATGAAATTAGAAAAAAAGGGTGCTGTTTTGAAACCGCCTATGGTGAAATAGGGATAGACCATAATATTAACATCGCTCAATTAGAAAGCCTTTATACTCAAACCAAAGCAAAGTATGGCGAGGCTCAACGAGCTTCCATGCAGCTTATCTCTTTGCAAGAGCATTTTCGGGAGGCGTGTGCCCAGAAGGAGTTTAAAAAGGCGAAGTCTTTGTTGGATAAAATTAGAAAAAAAGAGCGTGTTTTTGAAACTGACTATCGTGAAACAGGAATAGTCCATAATGTTAACATCCTCTGCTTAGAGAGCCTTTATATTAGAATCAAATTCTTCTCTGAAGGCCGAAGGAAAGCTCACATTGAGCTTAGCGATTTAAAAATACGTTTTTGGGGTGCATACGAGCGGTATGAGCTAGAATTAGCTAAGTCTACGTTAGATCAACTTAAAGCAAAAGTGCCTACCCCTTTTGGGATAACTTATCCTATTGACATCAGGGACTTAGAACGCTTTTATAATCATCGAAAACTTAAAAAGGACTTAGCTTTAGAAGCTATCGGAGCTTTAGGAGCTTCAGGAGCTGCCGATAGGCTTCAAATTGAGAAAAATAATTTTCTGGATGCGTGCGCTCAGGATGATCCTAATTTAGAATTGGCAAAGACTATGCTAGATCAAATTAAGTTAGAAGTGCATTGTTATGAAAATATCTATCATAGGAAAAGCTTTAGTATTAAACTCCGGGAATTAGATAACCTTTATATTAATACATGTGATCGGATATATACCATTCGCAAAGAAAATTTTTCTTTCAAAAAAACTCGTTGCGTTCAAAATTAG
- the dnaA gene encoding chromosomal replication initiator protein DnaA — translation MSANDTQNGWDQFLKYVKGHCSAAAFGNWLAPIKVLESIGEEISLEVPNVFVKEYLLSNYKKELKLFFPVTATGEPQIEFVISAPEKKTTVIPPLNATPQPVQQNTHSSHEVKLNENYRFETFIEGPTNMFVKSAAIGVATRPGQSYNLLFIHGGVGLGKTHILHSIGHYVKDHHKKLRVQCITTEAFINDLVDSLRNKSVDKMKRFYRSDVDVLLVDDIQFLQNRLNFEEEFCHTFETLINQKKQIVITSDKPPSQLKLSERLIARMEWGLVAHVGMPDLETRVAILQHKAQQKGLEIPNNVAFFIAEHIYNNVRQLEGAVNRLCAHCKLLDLNITEELVEKTLREMMQQAPNKKISVEQILKSVATVFQVRVNDLRGSTRTKDIALPRQVAMYLAYKMINESLQMLGASFGKTHSTILHACKTIEKKVATNEILRRQIGMVERNIAA, via the coding sequence ATGTCAGCAAACGATACCCAGAACGGATGGGACCAATTTTTAAAATACGTAAAAGGGCATTGCTCAGCTGCTGCTTTTGGAAATTGGTTAGCTCCTATTAAAGTTCTAGAATCGATAGGCGAAGAGATTTCTCTTGAGGTCCCGAATGTTTTTGTTAAAGAGTACCTTCTTTCAAATTATAAGAAAGAATTAAAGCTTTTCTTTCCAGTCACGGCTACTGGAGAACCGCAAATCGAATTTGTGATTAGCGCACCGGAGAAAAAGACCACGGTTATTCCGCCTTTAAATGCGACTCCTCAACCTGTTCAGCAAAATACCCACTCCTCGCATGAGGTCAAGCTCAACGAAAATTACCGTTTTGAGACCTTCATCGAAGGGCCGACCAATATGTTTGTCAAGTCAGCGGCGATTGGGGTGGCCACTCGCCCCGGACAATCTTATAATTTGCTATTTATTCACGGAGGCGTGGGTTTAGGAAAAACTCACATTTTACATAGCATTGGTCACTATGTCAAAGATCACCATAAAAAGTTGCGCGTGCAATGCATTACCACCGAAGCTTTTATCAATGATTTAGTGGATAGCTTGCGCAATAAATCTGTGGATAAAATGAAACGTTTTTATCGCTCAGATGTGGATGTTTTGCTAGTGGACGATATCCAATTCTTGCAAAATCGGCTCAACTTCGAAGAAGAATTTTGCCATACATTTGAGACGCTGATTAATCAGAAAAAACAAATTGTGATCACTAGTGATAAACCTCCGTCGCAGCTTAAGCTTTCAGAACGTTTGATTGCTCGAATGGAATGGGGGCTGGTAGCCCATGTCGGTATGCCAGACCTTGAAACGCGCGTGGCCATTTTGCAACATAAAGCTCAACAAAAAGGGCTTGAAATTCCGAATAATGTGGCTTTTTTCATCGCTGAACATATCTATAATAATGTGCGTCAACTAGAAGGCGCCGTTAACCGTCTTTGTGCGCACTGCAAGTTATTAGATCTAAATATCACGGAAGAACTCGTAGAGAAAACTTTACGTGAAATGATGCAGCAAGCGCCCAACAAAAAAATATCCGTCGAGCAAATTCTTAAGAGTGTGGCGACCGTTTTTCAGGTGCGCGTCAATGACCTGAGAGGATCTACCCGGACAAAAGATATCGCTCTTCCTCGCCAAGTCGCGATGTATCTAGCTTATAAGATGATTAATGAATCTCTCCAGATGTTAGGGGCTTCTTTTGGAAAAACCCATTCTACGATTTTGCATGCATGCAAAACGATTGAAAAGAAAGTGGCCACTAATGAAATTCTCAGAAGACAAATTGGGATGGTTGAACGCAATATTGCTGCCTAA
- a CDS encoding transporter substrate-binding domain-containing protein has protein sequence MKRFKLFNSPLPEIKPTGRKFLVFIAVLIGLAYFFFSGNQSHRSLEYKVFRIGRDPTWYPLQLQGNEKKMVAFTNELLLAVAKESGFHFEISDVHSHTLFENLEKGDYDAVLSPLMPNQFNRQKYEFSALFFSVGPVLVVAQDSSAKSLADMEGKIVGVQRGTSLVSNMAQYPSMIAPYDQITFAFDQLLQDKIDGVVTDLFTAHTYAQGYYAKQLKLIPPPLTNEGLRLVAKQGIAQSYLLTRFNEGLKKVKEKGDYQKLLTKWGLAQI, from the coding sequence ATGAAACGATTCAAACTTTTTAATTCCCCTCTCCCTGAAATTAAGCCTACCGGGAGGAAATTTTTAGTATTTATCGCGGTGTTAATCGGATTGGCTTATTTCTTTTTCAGCGGAAATCAAAGCCATCGTTCACTTGAATACAAAGTTTTTCGAATTGGAAGAGACCCCACCTGGTACCCTTTACAGCTACAAGGCAATGAAAAAAAAATGGTCGCTTTTACTAATGAGCTATTGCTTGCTGTAGCAAAGGAAAGCGGGTTCCATTTTGAAATTTCGGATGTGCATTCGCATACCTTATTTGAAAATTTGGAAAAAGGAGATTACGACGCCGTTTTATCTCCTTTAATGCCTAATCAATTTAATCGGCAAAAATATGAATTTTCCGCTCTATTTTTTTCAGTGGGACCTGTACTGGTGGTGGCCCAAGATTCCTCCGCAAAGTCTTTGGCCGATATGGAAGGCAAAATTGTAGGAGTTCAAAGAGGAACCTCACTCGTTTCTAATATGGCTCAATATCCTTCCATGATTGCTCCTTATGATCAAATTACCTTCGCCTTTGATCAGCTTTTGCAAGATAAAATTGATGGAGTTGTCACAGATTTATTTACTGCGCATACTTATGCTCAAGGCTATTACGCTAAGCAGCTAAAACTCATTCCCCCTCCTTTAACAAATGAAGGGCTTAGACTTGTCGCAAAGCAGGGAATTGCTCAGTCTTATCTACTTACCCGCTTCAATGAAGGGCTTAAAAAGGTCAAAGAAAAAGGAGACTATCAAAAGCTCCTTACCAAATGGGGCCTTGCCCAAATTTAA
- a CDS encoding GTPase: MIPPIQSNESLGFSAGTPVPIQVASSVHVEHTPANASTPNFNVNDLLDRKLANPSSHLEPEESIAVLMECIRRGEIEAAKAENRNLVVIIGNTGSGKSTFGNAICGCKLERVKPKSLGLTGVKEVVAGKRLDQGRARDEIMPIGHTTQSKTFMPQLVEMENGMSLCDCPGFLDNRGHEINIANAVNIRKAFIQAKSVKVVILINFHALEADRSRGLRDMIKLCCDLFGSKENLVRYKNSILLGITQVTFAQPDEEQELLDDLKEVIKDTKLKDEFEVATLRELSERLFIYDPLDAPNLKYAGALTKEQVVGKIAELECIRKPGTIFKTVLNDSDIRELIKICDQIQANIQAILRQKSLSENDFKKAAEHLESLRKLEIIEHQDVFELVAKAKEVITRHFHEMIHRFDHCCADETYRLADESQAILTALKQGVQKFDEQIQSQVGIKGLEEQYALFIKKKAAKQAVFELADLQKNFYEAMREAININNFVPANYFLDKIKQKLGIFEEEYRETGISPNINFEKLESFYTQTLTQQDLRQLKVLEAQLREAYVQNELGLAKLMLDEIKEKTQRFETDYREIGLVHNVNLKELENLYTEKSELVELAKKTAKELELLEEKFKYAWDQNYLEEVKFLLIEIQEKARCFETVYRETGITYNLDVKQLISLYKNKIKDVNLSKDLKKIKKQFEDACTQRNLGLAKSLLIEIKEKMRDFKTVEPGRLEKRVASTTTIDVAKLESSYTSIKESYKAQRRALNRELRNLEIDFWNACNRWDLKKARSDINKILKKTDYFKTIYRKAPYIDLQKLESSYTELVTEFRRLDLDAIRAADKLEMQRQKFMEACKLSEFGLANSLLDEIKAKVCVFETKCSKTGRAHNINVEQLERIYTTCLNLHQNSRGGVGNKPFF, from the coding sequence ATGATACCCCCTATTCAAAGCAATGAAAGTCTGGGTTTTTCAGCAGGCACACCCGTTCCAATCCAGGTGGCTTCTTCTGTGCATGTTGAGCATACTCCAGCAAACGCCTCTACCCCTAATTTTAATGTTAATGACCTATTAGATCGCAAGCTCGCTAATCCCTCTAGCCACTTGGAGCCAGAAGAGAGTATTGCTGTCTTAATGGAGTGTATCAGGCGAGGGGAAATAGAAGCTGCGAAAGCCGAAAATCGAAATTTAGTAGTCATCATTGGCAATACGGGTTCCGGGAAAAGTACCTTTGGCAATGCGATTTGTGGCTGCAAGTTGGAACGAGTGAAACCTAAAAGCCTTGGATTGACTGGGGTAAAGGAGGTGGTAGCTGGTAAGCGGCTCGATCAAGGGAGGGCCCGCGATGAAATTATGCCGATTGGCCATACTACACAGTCAAAAACTTTTATGCCACAATTAGTCGAGATGGAAAATGGGATGAGCCTCTGCGATTGTCCTGGCTTTTTAGATAACCGAGGGCATGAAATCAATATCGCGAATGCTGTCAATATTAGAAAGGCGTTTATTCAAGCTAAAAGTGTGAAAGTGGTCATTCTCATTAATTTTCATGCCTTAGAGGCAGATAGGTCGCGTGGGCTTAGGGATATGATTAAGCTTTGTTGCGACTTATTTGGATCGAAGGAAAACCTCGTCAGATATAAAAATTCTATTTTGTTGGGAATTACGCAAGTGACTTTTGCACAACCCGATGAGGAACAAGAGTTACTTGATGATTTAAAAGAGGTTATTAAAGACACAAAATTAAAAGATGAATTTGAAGTCGCGACTCTGCGCGAGTTAAGTGAACGGCTGTTCATTTATGATCCCTTAGATGCCCCTAATTTGAAATATGCAGGGGCCTTAACTAAAGAGCAGGTAGTAGGCAAAATAGCTGAGCTTGAATGCATCCGAAAACCTGGGACAATCTTTAAAACAGTTTTAAATGATTCAGACATTAGAGAGTTAATTAAGATCTGCGATCAAATCCAAGCGAATATTCAAGCTATTTTGCGTCAAAAAAGCCTATCGGAAAATGACTTTAAAAAAGCTGCCGAGCACTTAGAGAGCCTTCGAAAATTAGAGATTATTGAACATCAGGATGTTTTCGAGCTTGTTGCCAAGGCCAAAGAGGTAATCACGCGTCACTTTCACGAAATGATCCATCGCTTTGACCATTGCTGCGCAGATGAAACCTATCGCCTTGCCGATGAGTCGCAAGCTATCCTTACTGCCTTAAAACAAGGTGTCCAAAAGTTTGATGAACAAATTCAATCTCAAGTGGGAATCAAAGGCTTGGAAGAGCAGTATGCTCTTTTTATAAAAAAGAAGGCGGCTAAACAGGCTGTTTTTGAGCTCGCTGATTTGCAAAAAAACTTTTACGAAGCGATGAGAGAAGCGATCAACATTAATAATTTTGTGCCCGCTAATTATTTCTTAGATAAAATCAAACAAAAATTGGGCATTTTTGAAGAAGAATATCGAGAAACGGGTATATCCCCTAACATTAACTTTGAGAAATTAGAAAGTTTTTATACTCAAACCTTAACTCAGCAAGACCTTAGGCAGCTTAAGGTTTTGGAAGCACAGCTTCGAGAAGCGTACGTTCAGAATGAGTTAGGATTGGCAAAGCTTATGTTAGATGAAATTAAAGAAAAAACGCAACGTTTTGAAACTGACTATCGTGAAATAGGGTTAGTCCATAATGTTAACCTCAAGGAATTAGAAAACCTTTATACAGAGAAAAGTGAACTCGTGGAGTTAGCTAAAAAAACTGCTAAAGAGCTGGAGCTTTTGGAAGAGAAGTTTAAATATGCTTGGGATCAAAATTATTTAGAAGAGGTAAAGTTTTTGCTAATTGAAATTCAAGAAAAAGCGCGCTGTTTTGAAACTGTCTATCGTGAAACAGGGATAACCTATAATCTTGATGTCAAGCAATTGATAAGTTTGTATAAGAATAAAATCAAAGATGTGAACTTAAGCAAGGATCTTAAGAAAATAAAAAAACAGTTTGAGGATGCGTGCACTCAAAGGAATTTAGGATTGGCAAAGTCTTTGCTAATTGAAATTAAAGAAAAAATGCGCGATTTTAAAACTGTTGAGCCTGGCCGTCTTGAAAAACGGGTAGCCTCTACTACTACTATTGACGTCGCGAAATTAGAAAGCTCTTATACTAGCATCAAAGAATCCTATAAAGCTCAGCGGAGAGCCCTCAATCGAGAACTTAGGAATTTAGAAATAGATTTTTGGAATGCGTGCAATCGGTGGGATTTAAAAAAGGCAAGGTCTGACATAAATAAAATTTTAAAAAAAACGGATTATTTTAAAACTATCTATAGGAAAGCCCCTTATATTGACCTCCAAAAATTAGAGAGTTCTTATACTGAGTTAGTAACTGAATTCCGTCGCTTAGATTTAGATGCTATTCGTGCTGCGGATAAGCTTGAAATGCAGAGACAAAAGTTTATGGAGGCGTGCAAGTTGAGTGAGTTTGGGTTGGCAAATTCTTTACTGGATGAAATTAAAGCAAAAGTATGTGTTTTTGAAACAAAGTGTAGTAAAACAGGGAGGGCCCATAATATCAACGTTGAGCAATTAGAACGCATTTATACAACTTGTTTAAACTTACACCAAAACTCTCGAGGGGGCGTAGGAAATAAGCCATTTTTTTAA
- the hemH gene encoding ferrochelatase: MDHKKKGYLLVNFGGPRSEEEIRPFLESLLTDQEVIRTGLPEFLHRFIFKRVAKKRAAKISKEYALMGGKSPIYEDTELLAECLREKLQAPLLTFHRYLPATHAGFLKSIEEMECDEIRVFPLFPQFTYATTGSVACWFERFLPSRITLKMRWIKSYAAYPTFIQAHQQHIQDFLAKNQLPEQEVILLFSAHGIPLQFVETGDLYPDECAASVSAVMQAFPHAIGRLAYQSKFGRGEWLKPYTVDVCEGIQKWCKGRSHVVFIPISFTSDHIETLVEIENEYMTKIRAAGLYAYRVPCLTLNPLWIQAIMELFERSDYCLNQMLVRKK; the protein is encoded by the coding sequence ATGGATCATAAGAAAAAAGGATATCTTCTTGTTAATTTTGGAGGCCCACGATCGGAAGAGGAAATTCGACCTTTTTTGGAAAGTTTGCTCACCGATCAAGAGGTGATTCGTACAGGCTTGCCAGAATTTTTGCACCGCTTCATCTTTAAAAGAGTGGCAAAAAAGCGGGCTGCCAAAATTTCGAAAGAATATGCGCTGATGGGAGGGAAATCTCCTATTTACGAAGATACAGAACTTTTAGCAGAATGTTTAAGGGAAAAACTACAGGCTCCTCTCTTAACCTTTCACCGTTATTTGCCGGCCACCCATGCGGGATTTTTAAAGAGCATAGAAGAAATGGAATGTGATGAAATTCGAGTATTCCCTCTATTTCCGCAATTTACTTATGCTACTACGGGGAGCGTGGCCTGCTGGTTTGAGCGTTTTCTTCCCTCTAGGATCACGCTGAAAATGCGGTGGATTAAATCCTATGCCGCTTATCCGACCTTTATTCAAGCGCACCAACAGCATATCCAAGATTTTCTGGCAAAAAATCAGCTACCCGAACAAGAGGTCATTTTGCTTTTTTCGGCCCACGGCATTCCGCTGCAATTTGTAGAAACAGGCGATTTATATCCCGATGAATGCGCAGCTTCTGTTAGCGCTGTGATGCAAGCTTTTCCTCATGCAATCGGCCGTTTAGCTTATCAATCAAAATTTGGACGGGGGGAGTGGCTAAAGCCTTATACCGTTGATGTATGTGAGGGGATTCAAAAGTGGTGCAAAGGAAGAAGCCATGTGGTTTTTATTCCCATTAGCTTCACTTCGGACCACATTGAAACGTTGGTTGAAATTGAGAACGAATATATGACGAAAATCCGCGCTGCTGGTTTGTATGCTTACCGAGTGCCGTGTTTAACTCTTAATCCCCTTTGGATTCAGGCCATTATGGAGCTTTTTGAAAGAAGCGATTACTGTTTAAACCAGATGTTAGTTCGCAAGAAATAA
- a CDS encoding helix-turn-helix domain-containing protein, which produces MKFLIDEERPRLRAQHKKERDKRVCDRIKAVLLHDKGWSFPQIAEALLLSDEAVWNHIEEYKISKKLKPQNSGSSEKLSNSRTFNLSAKQRRKS; this is translated from the coding sequence ATGAAATTTTTAATAGATGAAGAGAGACCGCGGCTACGTGCTCAGCATAAAAAAGAACGTGATAAACGCGTTTGCGATAGAATCAAAGCCGTGCTGCTTCACGATAAGGGGTGGTCTTTCCCACAGATCGCTGAAGCTTTATTGCTCTCCGATGAAGCCGTCTGGAACCATATTGAAGAATACAAAATTTCTAAAAAGTTAAAACCTCAGAATAGCGGTTCTTCAGAAAAGCTTTCCAATAGCAGAACTTTTAATCTTTCAGCTAAACAAAGGAGGAAATCATGA
- a CDS encoding DUF4116 domain-containing protein yields MIKKIVLMAVKQEGLVLQHASQKLRKDREVVAAAILQNELASKKGNTAMLST; encoded by the coding sequence ATGATAAAAAAGATTGTCCTTATGGCGGTTAAGCAAGAGGGATTAGTGCTTCAGCATGCTAGCCAAAAACTTAGAAAGGATAGGGAAGTTGTGGCCGCAGCCATACTTCAGAATGAATTGGCTAGTAAAAAAGGGAACACCGCCATGCTTTCTACTTAG